The Fusobacterium sp. FSA-380-WT-3A sequence TACTTTTGTAACTCCAATACTTCCAAAAGAATTTTCTTCTTTAATTATATAAGTATTATTCATTTTTTGATTCATAGCTTTCCCTTGTCCACTTACTACCATTAAATCTATTCCAGGAATATTTTTAGCTAATTCTGTAGCATTCCACTCTGTATTTTCTCCAAAAGAAGAAAGAGCTATTATAAAATCTATATTATTTTCTTTTATTAATCTAACTAAATTAGGAATAACTAATATAGGCTCTTGAATTATCAATTCCCCTTTTGTTTTTTTATCCATTATTTCACTATATAACTCTGGAGAAACTATTCCTATAATAGCAAATCTTTTATTTCCTGCTCTTCCTAATAAATATGGTTTTACAAAATCTCTTCCATCTCTATATTTAACGTTTGAAGCTACTATTTTAAAATTAGAAATTTTCTCTAATTCTTTTATTCTCTCTGCTCCATAATAAAAATCACCTTTTCCTAAAGTAGTAACTTTTAATCCTACTCCATTTAATACTTTTGCTACTCCTGCTCCCTTAGTACTTTCTGAAAAATTACTTCCTGAAAAATTTCCTCCTGCATCTAAATATAAAACTTTTTCTTTTCCATGTTCTCTTTCTTTATCTTTTATTATTGTTGCCAATC is a genomic window containing:
- a CDS encoding LysM peptidoglycan-binding domain-containing protein, with translation MKKIIYLLMILLVGCTAIEEKEDSPIIYDLAIVSTNNINGKIQEGIGYPRLATIIKDKEREHGKEKVLYLDAGGNFSGSNFSESTKGAGVAKVLNGVGLKVTTLGKGDFYYGAERIKELEKISNFKIVASNVKYRDGRDFVKPYLLGRAGNKRFAIIGIVSPELYSEIMDKKTKGELIIQEPILVIPNLVRLIKENNIDFIIALSSFGENTEWNATELAKNIPGIDLMVVSGQGKAMNQKMNNTYIIKEENSFGSIGVTKVDLKADKKSLNRIVHEKLKLSDIYIPENERKTTKESTIKEEITKGEDIYYKVQPGNTLYSLAREYNTTVDEIKRLNPNIEGNNIKVGETYKILEKKVDIIEKKVETETNKAKEMYENFDSIAVEMNDMENIPDNTLEVGKIDIPKDIEVEKLIETLK